GCACGACCTGGATGACGAAAGCGGCGGCGAGGACGGTGCCGAGGCCAGGAAGCCCGGCGACGGCGACGGACGCGACGAGCAGCGCGGTCCAGCAGCCGATGAGGACGACGGCGTGCCTGGTGACCAGTCCTGCCCTGGCGAGCATCACAGCGAGCACGCCGGCGAGCAGGGCGGCCGCCGAGGACGGCAACATCGCCGTCCAGTAGGCCGACAGGGTGAAGTACGCGAACCACGCCGTGTTGTTGACGCTCGTCAACGCCGTCCACGGCCAGGAAACCCCGGCCGTGTCCCCGGTGCGGCGTACTTTGCGGATCTGCGGGAGATACTGCGGGATTCCACAGGCCGCGGCGGCGAACGGAAGAAAGTCGAGCAGCTGCGTCATATTAGGCAATAATACTGCTGCTTGCGCCGCGTTTTCTT
The Fodinicola acaciae DNA segment above includes these coding regions:
- a CDS encoding PQ-loop repeat-containing protein, translated to MTQLLDFLPFAAAACGIPQYLPQIRKVRRTGDTAGVSWPWTALTSVNNTAWFAYFTLSAYWTAMLPSSAAALLAGVLAVMLARAGLVTRHAVVLIGCWTALLVASVAVAGLPGLGTVLAAAFVIQVVPSIWTALRTRNPTGISRGTWGLVLGELACWLLYGLHRSDPRLIALGVTGVTAATLMLARTLKNVRPRNFPSGKASRRTRRRSARTPA